The DNA region GTCCCGGAGCAGCGTCGCCACGACCCCCTCCACCGCGCCGTCCACGCCCGCCGCGGGCACCGTCCGCGAGTCCGGCCAGGCGGCCGGTGCCGGACAGCCCAGCCAGACCCAGGGCACCGGCCAGACGACCCCGCAGCAGACGACACCGCAGCAGCCCCCGTCCAGCAGCTCCGGCCCGTCGTCCTCCGGCACCACAGGTACGGGTGGCGGCTCCACCGGCGGCTCCACCGGCGGCTCCACCGGCGGCTCGGACGGCGGCGACTCCAGCGGCGGTACCTCCGGCGGCGGACAGAACCCCATCGGCGGCCTGCTCGGCTGAGCGTCGCGCACCGCCCGGCACACGGCGAAGGGGCGGTCACCGGACTCGTACCGGTGACCGCCCCTTCGCCATGCGCCAGGGTTCTTCTACTGCCCGTCGAGCTCCTTGGCGGCCTCGGTGAGGTCCTTCGCCGTGTCGATGGCCCGCCAGTACGCCCCGTGCGGGAGCGGGTACCCGGCCAGCCTGCGCTCGCGGGCCAGCCGGGGGAACGTCGTCCGCTCGTGGTCGCCCCGGTCCGGCAGCAGCGTTGTGAACTCCGGGGAGAAGACGTACACACCGGCGTTGATCAGATACGGCGACGGCGGCGACTCGATGAAGTCGGTGATGTGCCCGAACGCGTCCGTCTCCACGGCACCCCACGGGATGCGGGGACGGGCCAGGGCCAGGGTGGCGGTCGCATCGCGCTCGGCGTGGAACGCGGCCATCTCGCGCAGGGAGAAGCGCGTCCAGATGTCGCCGTTGGTGGCGTACCAGGGCTGCTCGGGGTCGGGCAGCCGGGCGGCGGCGTACTTCAGACCGCCGCCGCGGCCCAGCGGCTCGGACTCCACGACGGTCGTCACGCGCAGCGGCAGCACCGCCGAGTCCAGCCACTCCTGCAGCACCTCGGCCAGATGACCGCACGACACCACGGCGTCGGTCACGCCTTCGGCGGCCAGCCAGGAAAGCTGATGGCCGATGATCGGAGTCCCGGTGCCCGGGATCTCGACCATCGGCTTGGGGCGGTCATCGGTGTACGGGCGCAGCCGCGACCCCTGGCCACCCGCCAGGACCACGGCCTGCGTCGGATACGTATGCATGCCAGGCACGATATGCGGTGCCCGGACCGGCCGGTCAGCTGAACCGGGCGACGCCCGAGGCGAAGGACGTGTCGCAGACGGGGCGCGAGAACCGGTGGGCGTGCGTGGGGCCGTACTTCTCGACGGCGGCGCGGCCCAGTGCCCTGGCGATCGACATGCAGTGCCGGGCGAGCGAGGGGCGGCCCTCGACGGAGCGCTGGAGGTCCGTCAGCGCGACACCCGGGTCCTTCTCCCGGAGCTCCAGGAGCAGCCGGTCACGGAGGGCGTCCTGCGGGGTGCGCGTCTTGGCGCGCTTGGAGATGTCGTGGGCCGACGCGGTCAGCACCTGCGGCTCGGAGCCGTGCGCTGCCCACGGCACGCTGGTGACGGCGAGGGTCCCGGAGAGGACCATCACGACGGGCAGGACGAAGGCGAGGGATCGGCCGATGCGGCGCGCAGTGTGGGTCACGCAGCGAGCGTAGCGGGCAGTGATGATATGGCGACAATTCGTCACCCCTGAGGGGGATGGTTCGAGGGTGCTTTTCGAATCCGGTGTTGACGAACGGTGGCGAAATGACCGGTGTGCCGGGGAATCCGCCGCCGTACGGATCCAAACCCTCCGGCGCCCCATGGCGTGCGAACGGCCCCGCACGCAGAACGTGCGGGGCCGCTGTGGTGCGGGTGTGCGGGGCGTCAGTCGGTGAGACGCTCACCCGTCGACGTCGCGAAGACGTGCAGCTCGTCCGGGCGCGGCACGACGTGCAGCTTGGTGCCCTTCTCCGGGACGGCACGGCCGCCGACGCGGACGACCAGGTCCTTGTGCTCGCCACCGACCTCGGCGGCGCCGTAGACGAAGCCGTCGGCGCCGAGCTCCTCGACGACGTTGACCGAGACGGCCAGACCGGCCGGGGCATCGGCGCTGTCCTTCGAGAGGGACTTCGCGGCGGCGCCGCCGTGCTCGACGATGTCGAAGTGCTCCGGGCGGATACCGACCGTGACGGTCGTGTCACCACGGTCCGCGGCGGCGGTGAGCGCCTCGCGGGAGACCGGGACGACGCTGTTGCCGAACTTCACACCGCCGTCGGTGATCGGGACCTCGATCAGGTTCATCGCCGGGGAGCCGATGAAGCCGGCCACGAAGAGGTTCGCCGGCTTGTCGTACATGTTGCGCGGCGAGTCGACCTGCTGGAGCAGACCGTCCTTGAGTACCGCGACACGGTCACCCATGGTCAGGGCCTCGACCTGGTCGTGCGTGACGTACACGGTCGTGATGCCCAGGCGGCGCTGGAGCGAGGCGATCTGCGTACGGGTGGAGACACGGAGCTTGGCGTCGAGGTTCGACAGCGGCTCGTCCATGAGGAAGACCTGCGGCTCACGCACGATGGCACGGCCCATCGCGACACGCTGACGCTGACCACCGGAGAGCGCCTTCGGCTTGCGGTCCAGGTACTCGGTGAGGTCCAGCATCTTGGCGGCCTCTTCGACCTTCGCCCGGATCTCGGTCTTGTTGACACCGGCGATCTTGAGCGCGAAGCCCATGTTGTCCGCGACGGTCATGTGCGGGTACAGCGCGTAGTTCTGGAACACCATGGCGATGTCCCGGTCCTTCGGGGGCAGGTGCGTGACGTCGCGGTCACCGATGCGGATCGCGCCGCCGTTGACGTCCTCGAGACCCGCGAGCATGCGCAGGGAGGTCGACTTGC from Streptomyces sp. NBC_01591 includes:
- a CDS encoding ABC transporter ATP-binding protein codes for the protein MASVTFDKASRVYPGSTKPAVDQLEIDIADGEFLVLVGPSGCGKSTSLRMLAGLEDVNGGAIRIGDRDVTHLPPKDRDIAMVFQNYALYPHMTVADNMGFALKIAGVNKTEIRAKVEEAAKMLDLTEYLDRKPKALSGGQRQRVAMGRAIVREPQVFLMDEPLSNLDAKLRVSTRTQIASLQRRLGITTVYVTHDQVEALTMGDRVAVLKDGLLQQVDSPRNMYDKPANLFVAGFIGSPAMNLIEVPITDGGVKFGNSVVPVSREALTAAADRGDTTVTVGIRPEHFDIVEHGGAAAKSLSKDSADAPAGLAVSVNVVEELGADGFVYGAAEVGGEHKDLVVRVGGRAVPEKGTKLHVVPRPDELHVFATSTGERLTD
- a CDS encoding nucleotidyltransferase family protein, yielding MHTYPTQAVVLAGGQGSRLRPYTDDRPKPMVEIPGTGTPIIGHQLSWLAAEGVTDAVVSCGHLAEVLQEWLDSAVLPLRVTTVVESEPLGRGGGLKYAAARLPDPEQPWYATNGDIWTRFSLREMAAFHAERDATATLALARPRIPWGAVETDAFGHITDFIESPPSPYLINAGVYVFSPEFTTLLPDRGDHERTTFPRLARERRLAGYPLPHGAYWRAIDTAKDLTEAAKELDGQ